A segment of the Catenuloplanes nepalensis genome:
TCGGTGTCGATCGAGTCCGGGTCGACGGGCCGGTCCAGGTCCGGGAAGCGCGCGGCCAGCCTCTCGGCCACCGGCCGCTTGATCCGGATCGGGAACACCGCGATCCCGCACCCGATGTCCGAGCCGACCAGGAACGGATAGAGCACGCGCGACGACATCGCCGCGCCGATCGGCGCCCCCTTGCCGGGATGGAGATCCGGCATGGCGGCGACGTGGACCATCCCGTCGAGCGCGGCCACCTGGTGGCACTGATCGAGCGCGTCCGACTCGATCCAGCTCGACGAGGACGCGAAAACGGACACAGAGGCCTGAGACAAGGTTTCCCACTTTTTCCGAGGGCACGCGGACAGGGAGGCGCGACCCGGGCAACACGCCACGGGGGCCATCACGAGATCAGTCCGTCAGTACGTCATGCCCACGATGATCTCGAACCCCGGCCTTCGGCCACAACCGAATTTCCTGTTCCCGCTTCCGGCGTGGGCACCTTGGGCGTGCTCCCGCGGGCACCGGTCGCGTCGTCGGTCACCACGAACGACGGCGCGACTCCGTGATCGCGTCCCCCATGTCGCTGGAACGACATGGGGGACGCGATCACGAGAACTATGCGGGGCAGAAGACCGTGGTGAAGAGGCGGGCGATCGCGGCCTGGCCGGGGCCGACGGTGGAGCCGGCGGCGTCGTCGACGTAGGTGATCGAGGCCTCGAGCGTCCGGCTCCCGTCCAGCGTGCTGTACATCAGTGCGGCCGAGCCCTGGACGCTGCCGTTGTGGGTCAGGACGACGCCGCTGCACGCCGCGCCGGTGTCCTGCACCATCACGCCGAGGCCGTAGCCGTACGCGCCGCTCATCGGCTCCGGCTCCCGCATCTCGGCCAGCAGCGCCTCCGGGATCAACTTCCCGTCCAGCAGCGCGTCGAAGAACGTGTGCAGGTCCTCGGTCGTCGAGATCATGTCACCGGCGCTGGAGATCCAGGACGGGTTCTGCCGGGTGACGTCGACCGTGACCTGCCGCCCGTCCTCCTCGTAGCGGTAGTAGCTGTGCGCGTGCGGCCCGTGGATCTCAGGCGACGTGCCCGGCACCGTGGTGTCCCGCAGCCCGAGCGGCCGCAGGATCCGCCGGCTCATCTCCTCGGCGTACGAGCGCCCGCTGACCTTCTCGATCAGCAGCCGGACCACGACGTAGTTGGTGTTCGAGTAGTTCCAGTCCGTGCCCGGCGCGAACCGCGGCGGCTTGGACAGCGCGAACCGCACCAGCTCGGCCGGCCGGTAGGTGCGGAACCGGCTGTCCACCCACTCCCGGCCGGACCAGACGATCCCCGGTGTCACCGTGCCGTCGTCGTAGTACTCGCCGGTGAAGTTGAACAGCCCGCTGGTGTGCTGAAGCAGCATCCGCACCGTGATCCGCCGGTCCAGCCCGAACTCGGGCAGCCGGTCGGCGACCACGTCGTCCAGCCCGATCCGGTCCTCCGCGACCAGCTGCAGCATCAGCGCCGCGGTGAACGTCTTGGTGTTGCTGCCGATCCGGAACCGCCCGTCCGTCGGCGGCGCCCCGGGCCGGCCCAGCTCGCGCAGCCCGGCGCTGCCGGCCCACTCGCCGTGCTCGTCGTGCACCCGCAGCTGCACGCCGGTCAGCCCGGCGTCGACCGCGGCCCGCATCGCGTCCCGCAGCTCCGGCCGGTCCGCACCGGTGCCCGCGACGGCCACCCCGGGCGCGGCCACCCCGATCAGCATCGTGGCCGCCATCGCGGCCAGTCCCAGCCTGTGCCCATGCCTCATCATGGCACCAGGATGGCACCTCTTTGGCACACGCGCAAGCCACTATGGCATCACTCAATGCGGGAATGGCACCCTCGGCCGCGGTTCGATCTCGTCTCGGAAGCGGTTGATCTCGTGGCTGACCTGGAGCATGTCGTCGGTGTGGCGGATGCGGGGGAGGTAGAGCGACTGTGCTGCCAGGCCGGGCAGGTCGGCCGTGACGTACATGGCCATCAGCGGATTCACGAAGAGCGGGCCGGCCACCTCGGGCAGCGGGACGTCGCCGGCCAGGCCGGAGAGCGCGGCCGCGATCTGCGCGTGCACGATGCTGGCCCGGCCCGGCGTCGCCGCCCGCGCGTGCGCGACCGCGTCCCGGTAGAGCGTGGCCTCCCGCGAGTGCGACGGCACCGAGAACGTGCCGAGGTAGGCGCCGGCCCGGTCGAGCGCGGCGATGTTCTCCAGCACCTGCGCGTGGTTGACGCCGTGGTAGGCGTCGATGCCGAAGCCGATCGACGCGACCAGCCGGACCGGCACCGGCGTGCCGAGCACCGCGGCCAGGCTGGTCGCGTCCTCGACCGGGGTGCCGAGCGCGGCCTCGTCGCCGCGCAGGAGGATGTCGGTGCCGCCGTCGACCAGCACGATCGCGTCCAGGCGCAGCTTCTTCGCCAGGCGGCGGTAGGCGGCGCGCAGCGGGCGGACGCCGGTGCGCGGAAACGCGTACACGCTGATGCTCGAAAGGCTCTTCGAGGTCAGCCAGGTGGCGAGCGTGCGCTCCGGGAAGTAGTCGGACGGGCCCTCGGACGTGGGCGTGATCCGGGCGAAGCCGTCGCCGAGGCCGTACACGTTGACCAGGGAAAGGCTGCCGAGGTGCACCTCGCGGCCGTCCGCGTGCAGCGCGAGCGCGAGCGGCAGCCCGCCGTAGACGTCGAATCCGCCGCCGGCGCCCGCGATCAGAATCCGGCGCGCGTCCCGCAGCCGGTCGAAGAAGGGGATTCGATTCATCGAGCGTCAGGGTAGCCCTATAGTCAGATGATCTTTATATCAGGCGGGTGACGTGGAACCGGGTCCGCTGTTCGCCACCGCGTTCGCGATCTCGCTGCCCGCCCCGCGGGCCGCACCGGAGGCGACCCCGGCCGCCGGGTAATCCTTGACCCGGCCACGGCCCGGCCGATGGGAACGCCGTGAGACGCGCCGTGGCCGCCCCGACCGTGCTCGCGCTCGTCGTTGCCGCCGGTCAGGTCGCCGCCTTCGCCGACGCGGACCTGCGCAGGCCCGTCTTCGGCGTGTCGCTGCTGCTCCTGGAAGCGCTCGGGGTCGGTTACAGCCTCCGCGCGGCCCGCTACGGCGCGCGCCTCACCTGGCGCATCGCCGCGGCCGGCCGCGCGCTGTCGCTGTCCATGTTGATCTGCTTCACGGTCAACAGCGTGCACCCGTCGCTCGCCTGGTGGTGGGCCGGTGCGCTGAGCGGCCTGGCCATGTTCGCCGCGCTGACCGCGGCCGCACTCACCGCCTCCGCCCGGCGACTGCGCGGCCGGCAGCGGGTCGCGTTCGCGGCCGAGCTGCTCACCGTGTTCAGTTGCGCGTTCATCCTGGTCTGGCAGCTGGTGCTGGCGCCCGCGTTCCTCACCCAGGCCAGCTACCGGTGGGTCTTCGACATCGGTCTCGGTCTCGGCAACCTGCTGCTCAGCGTGGTCATCGGCACGCTGCTGCTGCGCGGCGCCGGGCGCGGGCTGGGCGAGCCGATCACGCTGCTGCTCTGGGGCATGATGTCCTGGGCGCTCACCGACATCGTCTTCTCCTCGATCCGGATCAACGGCGGCAACCCGTCCGAGTCGCCGGGCGCGGTCCTGGCGCTGACCTCGGCCAGCCTGCTGATGACGGTCGCGGCGATGCGGGCCGGTCCGGACGCGCGCGCGGACGCCGGCGCGACCTGGAACGCGCCGCCTATCTGGTCGCTGCACCTGCCGTACATCGGGGTAGCGCTCGGCAGCGTCGTGCTGGTCGCGATCACCATCCAGGGCCAGGCGTTCTCCACCTGGGGCGGGCTGATCCTGGCGCAGAGCGCGATGACGATCGCGGTGATGCTGCGGCAGGTCGTGTCGCTGCGGGACAGCCGCGACGCCGGCAGCACCGACCCGCTCACCGGCCTGGCCAACCTGGCCGGGCTCCGCGCCGGGCTGCGCCGCGCCACCGGCCGGTTCGGCATCCTGCTCATCGACCTGGACGACTTCAAACCGGTGAACGACCGGTACGGGCACGAGACCGGCAACCTGCTGCTCACCCACGTGGCGGACACGCTGCGCGGGACGATCCGGTCCACCGACATCGCGGCCCGGGTCGGCGGTGACGAGTTCGTCCTGGTGCTGCTCGACCTCGAGAGTGATGCCGAGGCGGCGGCGGTGGCGGATCGGGTGCTGGCCGCGTTCGCCGCGACCCCGATCGAGGTGGGCGAGCACCGGATCTTCGCGCACGCCAGCATCGGCGTGGCCGTCTCGTCCGGCGACGACGACCCGCACGTCGTGCAGCACCGTGCGGACCTGGCCATGTACGAGGCGAAGCGCAACGACAAACGCGGCTGGCGCGCCTACGACCCGTCGATGACCGACCAGCGCATCCGGGAGAGCATCCTCGCGGACCTGCTCGAACACGCGATCGAGGCCGGCCAGCTGAGCGTGCACTACCAGCCGATCGTGGACCTGGCGACCGGCCGGACCGTCGGCGTCGAGGCGCTCGCCCGGTGGCAGCACCCCGACTACGGATTCGTGCCGCCGAGCGAGTTCGTGCCGATCGCGGAGCGGTCCAACCTGATCCACGCGATCGGCCTGCACGTGCTGGCCGAGGCGGCCGGGCAGGTCCGCGCGTGGCAGGCCCGGCAGCACACCGACCCGCTGCACCTGAGCGTGAACCTGTCCCCACACCAGCTGCTCAAGGCCGGCATCGTCACCGACATCGTCGCCGTGCTGGAGCGCACCGGACTGTCCCCGGCACACCTCACGCTGGAGATCACCGAGACCGCGATCGTGGACGCCGAGCGCGCGGCACCGATCCTGTCGGAGTTCCGCGCGCTCGGCATCCGGATC
Coding sequences within it:
- a CDS encoding serine hydrolase domain-containing protein produces the protein MMRHGHRLGLAAMAATMLIGVAAPGVAVAGTGADRPELRDAMRAAVDAGLTGVQLRVHDEHGEWAGSAGLRELGRPGAPPTDGRFRIGSNTKTFTAALMLQLVAEDRIGLDDVVADRLPEFGLDRRITVRMLLQHTSGLFNFTGEYYDDGTVTPGIVWSGREWVDSRFRTYRPAELVRFALSKPPRFAPGTDWNYSNTNYVVVRLLIEKVSGRSYAEEMSRRILRPLGLRDTTVPGTSPEIHGPHAHSYYRYEEDGRQVTVDVTRQNPSWISSAGDMISTTEDLHTFFDALLDGKLIPEALLAEMREPEPMSGAYGYGLGVMVQDTGAACSGVVLTHNGSVQGSAALMYSTLDGSRTLEASITYVDDAAGSTVGPGQAAIARLFTTVFCPA
- a CDS encoding putative bifunctional diguanylate cyclase/phosphodiesterase; amino-acid sequence: MRRAVAAPTVLALVVAAGQVAAFADADLRRPVFGVSLLLLEALGVGYSLRAARYGARLTWRIAAAGRALSLSMLICFTVNSVHPSLAWWWAGALSGLAMFAALTAAALTASARRLRGRQRVAFAAELLTVFSCAFILVWQLVLAPAFLTQASYRWVFDIGLGLGNLLLSVVIGTLLLRGAGRGLGEPITLLLWGMMSWALTDIVFSSIRINGGNPSESPGAVLALTSASLLMTVAAMRAGPDARADAGATWNAPPIWSLHLPYIGVALGSVVLVAITIQGQAFSTWGGLILAQSAMTIAVMLRQVVSLRDSRDAGSTDPLTGLANLAGLRAGLRRATGRFGILLIDLDDFKPVNDRYGHETGNLLLTHVADTLRGTIRSTDIAARVGGDEFVLVLLDLESDAEAAAVADRVLAAFAATPIEVGEHRIFAHASIGVAVSSGDDDPHVVQHRADLAMYEAKRNDKRGWRAYDPSMTDQRIRESILADLLEHAIEAGQLSVHYQPIVDLATGRTVGVEALARWQHPDYGFVPPSEFVPIAERSNLIHAIGLHVLAEAAGQVRAWQARQHTDPLHLSVNLSPHQLLKAGIVTDIVAVLERTGLSPAHLTLEITETAIVDAERAAPILSEFRALGIRISIDDFGTGYSSLQYLLGLPIDGLKIDRAFVTQLDSTTRGAAVAEAVVRLGQILGLDTVAEGIESPAQVAELQLLGCTSGQGYLFSPPRPAAEIEDSLNLVPGQPVQ
- a CDS encoding DUF1152 domain-containing protein → MNRIPFFDRLRDARRILIAGAGGGFDVYGGLPLALALHADGREVHLGSLSLVNVYGLGDGFARITPTSEGPSDYFPERTLATWLTSKSLSSISVYAFPRTGVRPLRAAYRRLAKKLRLDAIVLVDGGTDILLRGDEAALGTPVEDATSLAAVLGTPVPVRLVASIGFGIDAYHGVNHAQVLENIAALDRAGAYLGTFSVPSHSREATLYRDAVAHARAATPGRASIVHAQIAAALSGLAGDVPLPEVAGPLFVNPLMAMYVTADLPGLAAQSLYLPRIRHTDDMLQVSHEINRFRDEIEPRPRVPFPH